One region of Caldimonas thermodepolymerans genomic DNA includes:
- a CDS encoding adenylate kinase produces the protein MNEQERTGQWLPLFDGLPAENRRPTEQPLLIGLAGRARSGKSTVAGYLARRYGFIELSFAAPIRTFVADLLDLSVKDLEGPEKEKVVDWVGKSPRYMMQTLGTEWGRRLIGEDFWVKRVLRRVREVTGCGFPVVISDVRFDNEAEAIRAAGGHILHISRPGAPLVCGHVSEAGVTAHLGDYSILNNGSIEALHRQVELAVRYFRTL, from the coding sequence ATGAACGAGCAGGAGCGCACCGGCCAATGGCTGCCGCTGTTCGACGGCCTCCCAGCGGAGAACCGTCGCCCGACTGAGCAACCCCTGCTGATCGGCCTGGCTGGCCGCGCCCGCAGCGGCAAGAGTACGGTGGCCGGCTACCTGGCTCGCCGGTACGGCTTCATCGAGCTGTCGTTCGCCGCGCCGATTCGCACGTTCGTGGCCGACCTCCTGGACCTCTCGGTCAAGGACCTGGAAGGTCCGGAGAAGGAGAAGGTGGTGGACTGGGTGGGGAAGTCGCCGCGCTACATGATGCAGACCCTGGGCACCGAATGGGGCCGACGGCTGATCGGTGAGGACTTCTGGGTCAAGCGTGTGCTGCGCCGGGTGCGGGAAGTCACCGGCTGCGGTTTCCCGGTGGTCATCTCGGATGTCCGCTTCGACAACGAGGCCGAGGCGATCCGTGCTGCCGGCGGGCACATCCTGCACATCAGTCGTCCGGGCGCCCCGCTGGTGTGCGGCCACGTCAGTGAGGCCGGCGTGACCGCGCATCTGGGCGACTACTCCATCCTGAACAACGGGAGCATCGAGGCTCTGCACAGGCAGGTGGAGCTGGCCGTTCGCTACTTCCGCACCCTGTGA
- a CDS encoding portal protein, whose protein sequence is MTQASLQDRYAELTPERDAALRRARGCAAITVPAVLPPEGHTYQNNLPANYTSFGARCVTNLASKLLLALLPPGASSFRLNVPTKLLVEAGANSAPPEIVQGLAQVENLVNAKIEALGWRRPTFVTLLNLIVTGNLCEYILPDGRLKQYRLDQFVCVRDFAGEVQEIVTCEVMKARSLPEALKHRTQKRPEEDVKLYTQFKRLDERRYAIRQDLDESVVLPEEHYHGIMPANALTWDLVPSENYGRSHVEHNYNDLESLDKVAQGLREITAMASRHLTFVRPNATGGNLRKRIAEARNGAVLSGNIEDVNTLQFQSAGQYQLLQNQEEALKRDLAQAFLLTSALRRDAERVTAYEIRMLVQELESALGGTYSLLASTLQAWRLRKLIAQMRSRRELPDLGDDAVEIVVTTGLEALGRDEQLNRVRAFLELMNSATPFTDEVPLFVKLDEVLTPGAVALGFPAAIRTSAEVEEMKRAQAQQQLMQQVAGAAAGPLATAAVQSEV, encoded by the coding sequence ATGACCCAGGCGTCCCTTCAGGACCGCTACGCCGAACTGACGCCCGAGCGCGACGCGGCTCTGCGCCGCGCCCGCGGCTGCGCGGCGATCACGGTGCCGGCCGTCCTGCCCCCTGAGGGGCACACCTACCAAAACAACCTCCCCGCCAACTACACGAGCTTCGGCGCCCGGTGCGTCACGAACCTGGCGTCAAAGCTGCTATTGGCGCTCCTTCCTCCCGGCGCCTCATCGTTCCGGCTTAACGTCCCGACCAAGCTACTGGTTGAGGCTGGGGCCAACTCCGCGCCTCCCGAGATCGTCCAGGGCTTGGCCCAGGTTGAGAACCTGGTCAACGCCAAGATAGAAGCCCTCGGCTGGCGTCGTCCGACCTTCGTCACCCTGCTGAACCTGATCGTCACGGGGAATCTCTGCGAGTACATCCTGCCGGACGGGCGTCTCAAGCAGTACCGCCTGGACCAGTTCGTGTGCGTCCGCGACTTCGCAGGCGAAGTCCAGGAGATTGTTACCTGCGAGGTGATGAAGGCGCGGTCCCTACCGGAGGCCCTGAAGCACCGCACCCAGAAGCGTCCTGAGGAGGACGTGAAGCTCTACACCCAGTTCAAGCGACTGGACGAGCGTCGCTACGCGATCCGTCAGGACCTGGACGAGTCCGTCGTGCTTCCCGAGGAGCATTACCACGGGATCATGCCGGCGAACGCCCTGACCTGGGACCTGGTGCCCAGCGAGAACTACGGTCGCTCGCACGTCGAGCACAACTACAACGACCTGGAATCGTTGGACAAGGTTGCACAGGGCCTGCGGGAGATCACCGCGATGGCCTCGCGGCATCTGACGTTCGTGCGCCCCAACGCGACCGGCGGCAACCTGCGTAAGCGGATCGCCGAGGCTCGCAATGGCGCGGTGCTGTCGGGCAACATCGAGGACGTAAACACCCTCCAGTTCCAGTCAGCCGGTCAGTATCAGCTTCTCCAGAACCAGGAGGAGGCCCTGAAGCGTGACCTGGCGCAAGCCTTCCTGCTGACCTCCGCCCTGCGGCGAGACGCCGAGCGGGTCACGGCCTACGAAATCCGCATGCTGGTGCAGGAGCTGGAGTCCGCCCTGGGCGGTACCTACTCCTTGCTGGCGTCCACGCTTCAGGCGTGGCGTCTGCGCAAGCTGATCGCGCAGATGCGGTCGCGGCGGGAGCTTCCCGACCTGGGTGACGACGCCGTTGAGATTGTCGTGACGACTGGCCTGGAGGCCCTGGGCCGCGACGAACAGCTCAACCGAGTCCGCGCGTTCCTGGAGTTGATGAACTCGGCGACTCCGTTCACCGACGAGGTGCCCCTGTTCGTGAAGCTGGACGAAGTGCTCACGCCTGGCGCTGTGGCGCTCGGCTTCCCCGCGGCGATCCGAACGAGCGCGGAAGTCGAGGAGATGAAGCGGGCGCAGGCTCAACAACAACTCATGCAGCAGGTGGCGGGCGCCGCCGCAGGGCCGCTTGCCACCGCTGCCGTTCAATCTGAGGTCTGA